Proteins from a genomic interval of Nasonia vitripennis strain AsymCx chromosome 3, Nvit_psr_1.1, whole genome shotgun sequence:
- the LOC100121166 gene encoding tetraspanin-9 isoform X2, protein MGRKSANRESCAIEWAWDDSTESHLRREEFSERPPAKMGRTGYTCIRHVFCSLNVLIWLCACGMLGAGLWMRFSYPYAYGTLVPQHSYASSDVLVLATGCFTFVVAFFGCCGAWFQSRFLLITYFSLVILIFMAEFMLGTLAFVFKDQVGDNMKSQLRYGISEHYTEENMHESGTFSNFWDYIQSTFQCCGVDKYYDWYNIKAWPREERVPDSCCVHRERYCGKQYDNDDRQLNWYQDGCLSAIQIWLVQRLHFVGTVGLVIGFLQLFGLIASMILFCTVRHKRSTHTYKSYDTTTT, encoded by the exons ACAGCACCGAGTCTCATCTGCGCAGAGAAGAGTTTAGCGAGCGGCCGCCTGCCAAGATGGGTCGCACCGGCTACACGTGCATCAGGCACGTCTTCTGCTCGCTCAATGTCCTCATTTGG ctATGCGCCTGCGGAATGCTGGGAGCCGGCCTCTGGATGAGATTCAGCTATCCGTACGCGTACGGTACGCTGGTCCCGCAGCACAGTTACGCCTCGTCGGACGTGCTGGTACTGGCGACCGGATGCTTCACCTTCGTCGTCGCCTTTTTCGGATGCTGCGGCGCCTGGTTCCAGTCCAGGTTCCTGCTGATCACG TACTTCAGCCTGGTCATACTTATCTTCATGGCTGAGTTTATGCTGGGCACGCTGGCATTCGTCTTCAAGGACCAGGTCGGTGACAACATGAAGTCGCAGCTGCGCTACGGAATCTCGGAGCATTACACCGAGGAAAATATGCACGAGAGTGGTACCTTCTCCAACTTCTGGGATTACATTCAATCCACG TTCCAGTGCTGCGGCGTCGACAAGTACTACGACTGGTACAACATCAAGGCCTGGCCGCGGGAGGAGCGAGTGCCGGACTCGTGCTGCGTTCACCGCGAGCGCTACTGCGGCAAGCAGTACGACAACGACGACCGGCAGCTGAACTGGTACCAGGACGGCTGTCTCTCGGCGATCCAGATCTGGCTGGTCCAGCGACTTCACTTCGTCGGCACCGTCGGCCTGGTCATCGGATTCCTCCAGCTCTTCGGCCTCATCGCCAGCATGATCCTATTCTGCACGGTCAGGCACAAGCGATCCACGCACACCTACAAAAGTTACGATACCACGACGACCTAA
- the LOC100121166 gene encoding tetraspanin-9 isoform X1: MGRKSANRESCAIEWAWDDSTESHLRREEFSERPPAKMGRTGYTCIRHVFCSLNVLIWLCACGMLGAGLWMRFSYPYAYGTLVPQHSYASSDVLVLATGCFTFVVAFFGCCGAWFQSRFLLITYFSLVILIFMAEFMLGTLAFVFKDQVGDNMKSQLRYGISEHYTEENMHESGTFSNFWDYIQSTFQCCGVDKYYDWYNIKAWPREERVPDSCCVHRERYCGKQYDNDDRQLNWYQDGCLSAIQIWLVQRLHFVGTVGLVIGFLQLFGLIASMILFCTLIDRRSKRGSTVALCRFWMRAAD, translated from the exons ACAGCACCGAGTCTCATCTGCGCAGAGAAGAGTTTAGCGAGCGGCCGCCTGCCAAGATGGGTCGCACCGGCTACACGTGCATCAGGCACGTCTTCTGCTCGCTCAATGTCCTCATTTGG ctATGCGCCTGCGGAATGCTGGGAGCCGGCCTCTGGATGAGATTCAGCTATCCGTACGCGTACGGTACGCTGGTCCCGCAGCACAGTTACGCCTCGTCGGACGTGCTGGTACTGGCGACCGGATGCTTCACCTTCGTCGTCGCCTTTTTCGGATGCTGCGGCGCCTGGTTCCAGTCCAGGTTCCTGCTGATCACG TACTTCAGCCTGGTCATACTTATCTTCATGGCTGAGTTTATGCTGGGCACGCTGGCATTCGTCTTCAAGGACCAGGTCGGTGACAACATGAAGTCGCAGCTGCGCTACGGAATCTCGGAGCATTACACCGAGGAAAATATGCACGAGAGTGGTACCTTCTCCAACTTCTGGGATTACATTCAATCCACG TTCCAGTGCTGCGGCGTCGACAAGTACTACGACTGGTACAACATCAAGGCCTGGCCGCGGGAGGAGCGAGTGCCGGACTCGTGCTGCGTTCACCGCGAGCGCTACTGCGGCAAGCAGTACGACAACGACGACCGGCAGCTGAACTGGTACCAGGACGGCTGTCTCTCGGCGATCCAGATCTGGCTGGTCCAGCGACTTCACTTCGTCGGCACCGTCGGCCTGGTCATCGGATTCCTCCAGCTCTTCGGCCTCATCGCCAGCATGATCCTATTCTGCACG CTCATCGACAGGCGCAGCAAGCGGGGCTCCACTGTCGCGCTCTGCCGCTTCTGGATGCGGGCCGCCGACTGA
- the LOC100121166 gene encoding tetraspanin-9 isoform X3: MGRTGYTCIRHVFCSLNVLIWLCACGMLGAGLWMRFSYPYAYGTLVPQHSYASSDVLVLATGCFTFVVAFFGCCGAWFQSRFLLITYFSLVILIFMAEFMLGTLAFVFKDQVGDNMKSQLRYGISEHYTEENMHESGTFSNFWDYIQSTFQCCGVDKYYDWYNIKAWPREERVPDSCCVHRERYCGKQYDNDDRQLNWYQDGCLSAIQIWLVQRLHFVGTVGLVIGFLQLFGLIASMILFCTLIDRRSKRGSTVALCRFWMRAAD, from the exons ATGGGTCGCACCGGCTACACGTGCATCAGGCACGTCTTCTGCTCGCTCAATGTCCTCATTTGG ctATGCGCCTGCGGAATGCTGGGAGCCGGCCTCTGGATGAGATTCAGCTATCCGTACGCGTACGGTACGCTGGTCCCGCAGCACAGTTACGCCTCGTCGGACGTGCTGGTACTGGCGACCGGATGCTTCACCTTCGTCGTCGCCTTTTTCGGATGCTGCGGCGCCTGGTTCCAGTCCAGGTTCCTGCTGATCACG TACTTCAGCCTGGTCATACTTATCTTCATGGCTGAGTTTATGCTGGGCACGCTGGCATTCGTCTTCAAGGACCAGGTCGGTGACAACATGAAGTCGCAGCTGCGCTACGGAATCTCGGAGCATTACACCGAGGAAAATATGCACGAGAGTGGTACCTTCTCCAACTTCTGGGATTACATTCAATCCACG TTCCAGTGCTGCGGCGTCGACAAGTACTACGACTGGTACAACATCAAGGCCTGGCCGCGGGAGGAGCGAGTGCCGGACTCGTGCTGCGTTCACCGCGAGCGCTACTGCGGCAAGCAGTACGACAACGACGACCGGCAGCTGAACTGGTACCAGGACGGCTGTCTCTCGGCGATCCAGATCTGGCTGGTCCAGCGACTTCACTTCGTCGGCACCGTCGGCCTGGTCATCGGATTCCTCCAGCTCTTCGGCCTCATCGCCAGCATGATCCTATTCTGCACG CTCATCGACAGGCGCAGCAAGCGGGGCTCCACTGTCGCGCTCTGCCGCTTCTGGATGCGGGCCGCCGACTGA
- the LOC100121166 gene encoding tetraspanin-9 isoform X4 codes for MGRTGYTCIRHVFCSLNVLIWLCACGMLGAGLWMRFSYPYAYGTLVPQHSYASSDVLVLATGCFTFVVAFFGCCGAWFQSRFLLITYFSLVILIFMAEFMLGTLAFVFKDQVGDNMKSQLRYGISEHYTEENMHESGTFSNFWDYIQSTFQCCGVDKYYDWYNIKAWPREERVPDSCCVHRERYCGKQYDNDDRQLNWYQDGCLSAIQIWLVQRLHFVGTVGLVIGFLQLFGLIASMILFCTVRHKRSTHTYKSYDTTTT; via the exons ATGGGTCGCACCGGCTACACGTGCATCAGGCACGTCTTCTGCTCGCTCAATGTCCTCATTTGG ctATGCGCCTGCGGAATGCTGGGAGCCGGCCTCTGGATGAGATTCAGCTATCCGTACGCGTACGGTACGCTGGTCCCGCAGCACAGTTACGCCTCGTCGGACGTGCTGGTACTGGCGACCGGATGCTTCACCTTCGTCGTCGCCTTTTTCGGATGCTGCGGCGCCTGGTTCCAGTCCAGGTTCCTGCTGATCACG TACTTCAGCCTGGTCATACTTATCTTCATGGCTGAGTTTATGCTGGGCACGCTGGCATTCGTCTTCAAGGACCAGGTCGGTGACAACATGAAGTCGCAGCTGCGCTACGGAATCTCGGAGCATTACACCGAGGAAAATATGCACGAGAGTGGTACCTTCTCCAACTTCTGGGATTACATTCAATCCACG TTCCAGTGCTGCGGCGTCGACAAGTACTACGACTGGTACAACATCAAGGCCTGGCCGCGGGAGGAGCGAGTGCCGGACTCGTGCTGCGTTCACCGCGAGCGCTACTGCGGCAAGCAGTACGACAACGACGACCGGCAGCTGAACTGGTACCAGGACGGCTGTCTCTCGGCGATCCAGATCTGGCTGGTCCAGCGACTTCACTTCGTCGGCACCGTCGGCCTGGTCATCGGATTCCTCCAGCTCTTCGGCCTCATCGCCAGCATGATCCTATTCTGCACGGTCAGGCACAAGCGATCCACGCACACCTACAAAAGTTACGATACCACGACGACCTAA
- the LOC100118466 gene encoding uncharacterized protein LOC100118466 isoform X2, with the protein MSSTRIFLVLLAVLVLRTDARPAVDQEPVRFSLDTGKDEGVPIDDKPLTLDVSTRIQDGMELMSETRNNVAGAIGAANDIIVKGRSTLQSYDKTPLAQFFPPRTRENTRLENEQDQALFEKKKTNNPISSFLESIVKPKPIVDNIKEEDKYGNNGDKFIGVGRALVNGFEGLSNFLNAVVDLPVNAAKKTSRNITEALNQIGSRLVGLQ; encoded by the exons ATGTCGTCGACGAGGATATTTCTTGTGCTTCTCGCGGTGCTAGTGCTGAGGACTGATGCGAGACCTGCGGTGGACCAGGAGCCGGTCAGGTTTAGCCTGGATACGGGGAAGGACGAGGGTGTCCCGATCGACGACAAGCCACTTACTCTAGACGTCAGTACGAGGATTCAGGACGGGATG GAATTAATGAGCGAAACCCGCAACAACGTCGCCGGGGCCATCGGCGCAGCCAACGACATCATCGTAAAGGGTCGCAGCACGCTTCAGTCCTACGATAAGACCCCACTGGCCCAATTCTTCCCACCGAGGACCCGCGAGAACACCAGACTCGAGAACGAACAGGACCAGGCTTTgttcgagaagaagaagacaaaCAACCCGATCAGCTCGTTCTTGGAGAGCATCGTCAAGCCCAAGCCCATCGTCGACAACATAAAAGAGGAAGATAAATACGGCAACAACGGCGACAAGTTCATCGGTGTCGGCCGAGCTTTGGTCAACGGCTTCGAGGGATTGAGCAACTTTCTGAACGCCGTTGTCGAC TTGCCAGTCAATGCCGCGAAGAAGACATCGCGAAACATCACCGAAGCACTGAACCAAATAGGCTCGAGACTAGTTGGTCTGCAGTGA
- the LOC100118466 gene encoding uncharacterized protein LOC100118466 isoform X1, protein MSSTRIFLVLLAVLVLRTDARPAVDQEPVRFSLDTGKDEGVPIDDKPLTLDVSTRIQDGMEWLGRMADALRFGRGRLVNSVAIARNIIAERVEELMSETRNNVAGAIGAANDIIVKGRSTLQSYDKTPLAQFFPPRTRENTRLENEQDQALFEKKKTNNPISSFLESIVKPKPIVDNIKEEDKYGNNGDKFIGVGRALVNGFEGLSNFLNAVVDLPVNAAKKTSRNITEALNQIGSRLVGLQ, encoded by the exons ATGTCGTCGACGAGGATATTTCTTGTGCTTCTCGCGGTGCTAGTGCTGAGGACTGATGCGAGACCTGCGGTGGACCAGGAGCCGGTCAGGTTTAGCCTGGATACGGGGAAGGACGAGGGTGTCCCGATCGACGACAAGCCACTTACTCTAGACGTCAGTACGAGGATTCAGGACGGGATG GAGTGGTTAGGCCGGATGGCGGACGCACTAAGGTTCGGCCGAGGGCGATTAGTCAATTCGGTCGCGATAGCCCGAAACATCATTGCCGAGCGAGTTGAG GAATTAATGAGCGAAACCCGCAACAACGTCGCCGGGGCCATCGGCGCAGCCAACGACATCATCGTAAAGGGTCGCAGCACGCTTCAGTCCTACGATAAGACCCCACTGGCCCAATTCTTCCCACCGAGGACCCGCGAGAACACCAGACTCGAGAACGAACAGGACCAGGCTTTgttcgagaagaagaagacaaaCAACCCGATCAGCTCGTTCTTGGAGAGCATCGTCAAGCCCAAGCCCATCGTCGACAACATAAAAGAGGAAGATAAATACGGCAACAACGGCGACAAGTTCATCGGTGTCGGCCGAGCTTTGGTCAACGGCTTCGAGGGATTGAGCAACTTTCTGAACGCCGTTGTCGAC TTGCCAGTCAATGCCGCGAAGAAGACATCGCGAAACATCACCGAAGCACTGAACCAAATAGGCTCGAGACTAGTTGGTCTGCAGTGA
- the LOC116416811 gene encoding uncharacterized protein LOC116416811, giving the protein MDKRIAYIICLMMIGCYSSTLNRNRRQLELDYETTTVPYENTEDEEIYFPEDISTVANFDVPEYVQNTESQNDTDLTPEDLLLESIILSFMESDHNFEDIPENLATLQPKVSEPFLTSFLTQREQLNDQIRNPGHDIENVSGKSILFDVWSDPIINAESNIQKINQKKRNVLKKDEGANAFTRRYSAKYLDEFTQNMDILKKKTQSKYYARYAENFPDEPAEKLMLQKNTKIRKKSQE; this is encoded by the exons ATGGATAAGCGTATCGCTTATATTATATGTCTGATGATGATAGGATGCTACTCATCAACACTGAATAGAAATCGACGTCAG TTGGAATTGGATTATGAAACAACTACGGTGCCCTACGAGAATACCGAAGATGAAGAAATTTACTTTCCTGAAGACATAAGCACTGTGGCTAATTTTGACGTTCCCGAATACGTGCAAAATACGGAATCGCAAAATGACACTGATTTAACTCCAGAAGATTTACTACTCGAAAGTATTATACTAAGTTTTATGGAGAGTGATCATAATTTTGAAGATATACCTGAAAATTTAGCTACATTACAACCAAAAGTTTCCGAGCCTTTTCTCACTAGTTTTCTTACACAAAGAGAACAACTTAATGATCAAATAAGAAATCCAGGCCATGATATTGAAAACGTTTCAggaaaaagtattttattcgATGTTTGGTCTGACCCTATTATTAACGCAGAGTCGaatattcaaaaaattaatcagaaaaaaagaaatgttttGAAGAAGGACGAAGGAGCAAATGCTTTTACAAGGAGATATTCTGCTAAGTATTTAGATGAATTTACTCAAAACATGGatattttgaagaaaaaaacacaatCGAAATATTACGCTAGATACGCTGAAAATTTTCCTGATGAACCTGCCGAAAAATTGATGTTgcagaaaaatacaaaaattcgAAAGAAATCGCAGGAATAG
- the LOC100121212 gene encoding uncharacterized protein LOC100121212 isoform X2, translating into MSRRTVLLDMRPSVWLLLFATLATLARGFPAPQEDEDSSGPLPFLQFTKGGIRVNFGGYHAQAGLGGLLTGRRADGGLHASAGTPNGAHASAGLGGSLSDGPLGGLHARAGLGNGGPEAEAGLGGTLAGPRPRGEIYANSSPGAGFVASDKTNYIEKTDGVGKNIQVIVRPKKASEQEASATADATANVNSGIPVTSLKEPSSSSSTSASSSGATANAGASATDASASAGASSEKDTTSPGEKGSQGATASQPQSPGVFVRATAAADDSQSGTTATGGVGVFKRKSKGSLFDDIFNIPISALNAVNQLLRNHVGKK; encoded by the exons ATGTCGAGGCGCACGGTGTTGTTGGACATGAGGCCGAGCGTTTGGTTGCTGCTGTTCGCCACGTTGGCAACCCTTGCAAGAGGCTTTCCCGCTCCCCAGGAGGACGAGGACTCGTCCGGTCCG CTGCCATTCCTCCAGTTCACCAAGGGTGGAATCAGAGTGAACTTCGGTGGTTATCATGCACAAGCTGGTCTGGGAGGTCTCCTCACAGGCAGGAGAGCGGATGGTGGTCTGCACGCAAGCGCCGGTACACCCAATGGCGCACACGCGAGCGCTGGTCTCGGCGGAAGTCTGAGCGATGGACCTC TCGGCGGCCTTCACGCGCGAGCGGGACTGGGCAACGGCGGCCCGGAAGCCGAGGCAGGACTCGGCGGCACTTTGGCCGGGCCACGACCCCGCGGAGAAATCTACGCCAACTCGTCCCCTGGTGCGGGATTCGTCGCGAGCGATAAGACCAACTACATCGAGAAGACCGACGGTGTCGGCAAGAACATCCAGGTGATCGTCAGACCCAAGAAGGCCAGCGAACAG GAGGCCTCCGCGACTGCCGATGCCACTGCTAATGTCAACAGTGGCATACCGGTCACTAGTTTAAAG GAaccatcttcttcttcttctacttctgcttcttcttctggtGCAACCGCAAATGCAGGAGCCTCTGCTACCGATG CGTCAGCTTCAGCTGGAGCGTCGTCTGAGAAAGATACAACGTCGCCAGGAGAAAAGGGATCGCAAGGAGCAACAGCGTCTCAACCACAGTCCCCAGGTGTATTTGTACGAGCCACTGCCGCAGCAGATGATTCCCAGTCCGGAACTACAGCAACCGGTGGCGTAGGCGTATTCAAGCGCAAAAGCAAGGGATCGCTTTTCGATGACATTTTTAAC ATCCCAATCTCGGCATTGAATGCAGTTAATCAGTTACTGAGGAATCACGTCGGCAAGAAATAA
- the LOC100121212 gene encoding uncharacterized protein LOC100121212 isoform X1, whose translation MSRRTVLLDMRPSVWLLLFATLATLARGFPAPQEDEDSSGPLPFLQFTKGGIRVNFGGYHAQAGLGGLLTGRRADGGLHASAGTPNGAHASAGLGGSLSDGPLGGLHARAGLGNGGPEAEAGLGGTLAGPRPRGEIYANSSPGAGFVASDKTNYIEKTDGVGKNIQVIVRPKKASEQEASATADATANVNSGIPVTSLKEPSSSSSTSASSSGATANAGASATDGSGNAAEDKRSQLPARFYFQKRARERAGGYSSPALREPSSTTTHNAIAASASAGASSEKDTTSPGEKGSQGATASQPQSPGVFVRATAAADDSQSGTTATGGVGVFKRKSKGSLFDDIFNIPISALNAVNQLLRNHVGKK comes from the exons ATGTCGAGGCGCACGGTGTTGTTGGACATGAGGCCGAGCGTTTGGTTGCTGCTGTTCGCCACGTTGGCAACCCTTGCAAGAGGCTTTCCCGCTCCCCAGGAGGACGAGGACTCGTCCGGTCCG CTGCCATTCCTCCAGTTCACCAAGGGTGGAATCAGAGTGAACTTCGGTGGTTATCATGCACAAGCTGGTCTGGGAGGTCTCCTCACAGGCAGGAGAGCGGATGGTGGTCTGCACGCAAGCGCCGGTACACCCAATGGCGCACACGCGAGCGCTGGTCTCGGCGGAAGTCTGAGCGATGGACCTC TCGGCGGCCTTCACGCGCGAGCGGGACTGGGCAACGGCGGCCCGGAAGCCGAGGCAGGACTCGGCGGCACTTTGGCCGGGCCACGACCCCGCGGAGAAATCTACGCCAACTCGTCCCCTGGTGCGGGATTCGTCGCGAGCGATAAGACCAACTACATCGAGAAGACCGACGGTGTCGGCAAGAACATCCAGGTGATCGTCAGACCCAAGAAGGCCAGCGAACAG GAGGCCTCCGCGACTGCCGATGCCACTGCTAATGTCAACAGTGGCATACCGGTCACTAGTTTAAAG GAaccatcttcttcttcttctacttctgcttcttcttctggtGCAACCGCAAATGCAGGAGCCTCTGCTACCGATG GGTCCGGCAACGCGGCCGAGGACAAAAGGAGCCAGCTCCCGGCGCGCTTCTACTTTCagaagcgagcgcgcgagcgcgccggTGGCTATAGTTCCCCAGCTTTAAGAGAGCCCAGCTCGACCACGACTCACAATGCCATTGCAGCGTCAGCTTCAGCTGGAGCGTCGTCTGAGAAAGATACAACGTCGCCAGGAGAAAAGGGATCGCAAGGAGCAACAGCGTCTCAACCACAGTCCCCAGGTGTATTTGTACGAGCCACTGCCGCAGCAGATGATTCCCAGTCCGGAACTACAGCAACCGGTGGCGTAGGCGTATTCAAGCGCAAAAGCAAGGGATCGCTTTTCGATGACATTTTTAAC ATCCCAATCTCGGCATTGAATGCAGTTAATCAGTTACTGAGGAATCACGTCGGCAAGAAATAA